AGGAAGAAGACGCGCGCGGGGGTGACGGGCTCGTGGAACAGGAAGATGCCCAGCACGGCCGCGCCCAGGGCGCCGATGCCCACCCAGACGGCATAGGCGGTGCCAATGGGCAGGGTCCTGGCCGCCACCCCCAACAGCCCCATGCTGGCGATGATGGCCGCCACCGTCAGCACGGACGGCAGGAGACGGGTGAAACCCTCGGTGTACTTGAGCCCGATGGCCCAGCACATCTCGAGCAGCCCAGCGATGACGAGCAGGGTCCACGCCATGACGCACACTCCTTCTGAGGCGTCGTCTTGTCGTGACCGGGTACGGCGCACCTCGTCCGGGCCCGGCGCGCTCCCCAATGAGCCCGCCAGACGGAGGGGGGCATAACCTCGCCTCACCCCTCGCGTCCAGGACAACCCGTGGCCGAGCCTACCTCTTCCTGGCCCGGACCTTGGAAGGAGCCGTGGGCGCCGCACCACTCGCGCGCAGCAGCTTCAGCGCGGCGGTGAAATCCGCGGGCAGCGGCGCCTCCACGTGCAGCACCTTGCCCGTGCGCGGGTGCGGGAAGGACAGCTTCCACGCGTGCAGCGCCTGGCGGCCCAGCACCTCCTGCGCCTCCGCCGCCCTCCCCTTCGCCTTGCGGCCCGCGCCGTACAGGCTGTCACCCAGCAGCGGATGGCCCGCCTCCGACAGGTGCGCGCGAATCTGATGCGTCCGGCCGGTGAGCAGATCCACCTCCACCAGCGCGGCGTCCTCGAACGCCTCGAGCACGCGGTACACGGTGATGGCGGGCTTGCCCTCCTTCACCTTACCGGTGAAGCGCTGGCGGTTCACCGGATGCCGGCCGTAGAGCGTCTCGATGCGCGCCTCGGCGGCCTTGGGCGTCCCGTGCACGAGCGCCAGGTACGTCTTCTCCACCACCCGCGACTTGAAGGCCTTCTGCAGCGCCACCAGTGACGACTCGTGCTTGGCCACCACCAGACAGCCCGTGGTGTCCTTGTCCAACCGGTGGACGATGCCCGGACGCAGCTCGCCGCCCACTCCGGCCAGGTCCTTCACCCGGTGCAGCAGCGCGTTCACCAGCGTCCCGGACGCATGGCCCGCTCCCGGGTGCACCACCATCCCCGCCGCCTTGTCCACCACGACGAGCTCCCTGTCCTCGTGCAGCACCGCGATCGGCAGCTCCTCGGCCACCGGCACCGCCGCCACGGGAGCGGGAATCTGGAGGGAGAGCAGCTCGCCGCCGCGCAGCCGTTGGGCCACCTTGGCGGGCTTGCCGTCGATCCGCGCGTTCCCGGCCTCGATGAGGCCCTGGATGCGCGAGCGCGTCAGATCGGGAAAGGCTCGCGCGAGAACCTGATCCAGCCGCTCGCCACGAGCTTCGGGCGGGGCACGGAGCTCTCGCGCCTCGGGGGTCACCAGATCTTCGACTTCACGTGCGCCTTGGAGCGCAGCACGATGTCGTTGATGGCCCGCTCGAAGAAATTCATCTTCTGGAAGATCTCCGGGCTGACGCGGCTCTTGTAGAGCTCCCGGCCCTCCTCGAGCTCCTCCTTGAGGACCTCGAAGAGGTTGTCCTGCTCGATGCCCTTGATGATCTTCTGCTCGTTGTAGAGCGAGATATCCGAGGCAATCGCGCGGGCCAGCCGCATGGCCTTGATCTTTTCTTCTTCAGTCATCCTGGAGCTTTCTAAGCAGCCCCCCCCAGGGTGTCAACTTCGCTGACAGCCCACGGACACCTGGGGGACGCTGGAAGGGCCCGGGAGGCCTCAGCGGGTCTTTTTCTCACCGGATGCGACGAGCCCCATGTAGCTCCTCGACACCCGGAGCGGATCCAGGCCCAGCTCGCGAGCGATGCTCATCAACATGCCGCGCAGATAGACGGACGCGGGAAGGATGTCATAGCGGTCCGCCTCGATGTTCTCCACGTGGCGGGAGGAGATGCGGGTGCGGTCCGCGAGCATCTGGAGGGACAGGTTGCGGCCCTCGCGCACCTGGCGCAGCAGCTCGCCGTTGAACTCGGCATCCGAGGGGATGTCCACCACCGTCTTGAGCCGGGTGCGCGAGTCGCGCGCCTTGGCCGAGACGAGGGCGAGCGCCGACTCGGCGTTGGCGATGGCCGAGGCCTCCGCCAGCACGGGGGCCTCGCCGAGCTGCTGGCCGTTGGGACGGGTGGCGGCGGGAGGCGCGGGGCGGGCGGCGGACTCGGCCTCCGGACGCACGGGCGCCCGGGCCCCATTGCGCGGCGGCAACGGGGGCGGCACGGCCGCACCATGGCGCGCCATCGAACCCAGGGGCCGGGCATGGATGGCCGGCTTGAGCCCCGAGACGGGCGCGGGCGTGAGCGACCGGGAGCCCGGCTTCGCGGCCAGGGGCACCCGCGGGACGGCGGCTGGCGGGGGCTCGGCGGGGGCCGGGGTGTTCGGAGCGGCATCGGGCTCGGACGGAGCCGCCGCGTCCGAGGCGGCCTCGTTGCGCGCC
The sequence above is drawn from the Archangium gephyra genome and encodes:
- the sugE gene encoding quaternary ammonium compound efflux SMR transporter SugE codes for the protein MAWTLLVIAGLLEMCWAIGLKYTEGFTRLLPSVLTVAAIIASMGLLGVAARTLPIGTAYAVWVGIGALGAAVLGIFLFHEPVTPARVFFLALLLTSIIGLKFTSGGEH
- a CDS encoding RluA family pseudouridine synthase, which translates into the protein MVTPEARELRAPPEARGERLDQVLARAFPDLTRSRIQGLIEAGNARIDGKPAKVAQRLRGGELLSLQIPAPVAAVPVAEELPIAVLHEDRELVVVDKAAGMVVHPGAGHASGTLVNALLHRVKDLAGVGGELRPGIVHRLDKDTTGCLVVAKHESSLVALQKAFKSRVVEKTYLALVHGTPKAAEARIETLYGRHPVNRQRFTGKVKEGKPAITVYRVLEAFEDAALVEVDLLTGRTHQIRAHLSEAGHPLLGDSLYGAGRKAKGRAAEAQEVLGRQALHAWKLSFPHPRTGKVLHVEAPLPADFTAALKLLRASGAAPTAPSKVRARKR
- a CDS encoding helix-turn-helix domain-containing protein, translating into MSAMKHFEQQSYYELLEVPVTASEDQILDAYARAMETYSPDSIAVYTLAEPEQLEALRQQLTQAMEVLCALEQRLEYDRKIGVKRSPEELARLRTESLKRAAEPTANPAAANGAGESPVPEAAAPAEPVAEVKPELQAQPAAEEEVLLEAEVVTEVEPVAGPEPVAEAKPTGQAPASEPPAAMAPPEPVAIAASAAQEAQAPARNEAASDAAAPSEPDAAPNTPAPAEPPPAAVPRVPLAAKPGSRSLTPAPVSGLKPAIHARPLGSMARHGAAVPPPLPPRNGARAPVRPEAESAARPAPPAATRPNGQQLGEAPVLAEASAIANAESALALVSAKARDSRTRLKTVVDIPSDAEFNGELLRQVREGRNLSLQMLADRTRISSRHVENIEADRYDILPASVYLRGMLMSIARELGLDPLRVSRSYMGLVASGEKKTR